Proteins found in one Zea mays cultivar B73 chromosome 1, Zm-B73-REFERENCE-NAM-5.0, whole genome shotgun sequence genomic segment:
- the LOC100272986 gene encoding putative glycosyl hydrolase family 10 protein precursor: protein MKMHRFALRGLGFLVLWMLHCGSELAAAVPPDGWYDYSAYTDCRGQPEPALYNGGILKFGSSGGDPDGYRTTETGVFSPAFVVYNLNKTTMYTFSCWVKLEGAYSALITARLAPDNTGARCIATVVARSDCWAFVKGGFVLDWPTQTSVIFFQNADKTPMKITVASGSLQPFTTDQWAMHQQDTIRKRRKRVATIHVADPQGARVVGASVSVQQTAKDFPIGSAIASTILGNQAYQQWFVDRFNAAVFEDELKWYSTEPMSGQLRFDVPDQMLAFVRSHRVMVRGHNIFWENQDATPRWVKNLTADDLRAAVNTRIQSLMTRYRGEFAHWDVNNEMLHYNFYEQRLGPNASAEFFSVAQDADPLATLFMNEYNVIETCDDPFSTVDTYVSKLKDLRSAGAILEGIGLEGHFSKPNIPLMRAILDKLATLGLPIWFTEIDISNKFDAQTQAAYLEQVLREAYSHPAVSGVMLWTALHPSGCYQMCLTDWNLSNLPTGDVVDRLLNEWRTLQAAGQTDAHGAYSFTGYLGEYVLTVSYNNRTTQSTFSLSPGDETRHINVQM from the exons ATGGCTGGTACGATTACTCCGCCTACACCGAC TGCAGGGGCCAGCCGGAGCCGGCGCTGTACAACGGAGGCATTCTCAAGTTCGGCAGCAGCGGCGGAGACCCGGACGGATACCGCACGACGGAGACCGGCGTCTTCTCCCCGGCGTTCGTGGTGTACAACCTCAACAAGACCACCATGTACACCTTCTCAT GCTGGGTGAAGCTGGAAGGCGCGTACTCGGCTCTGATCACCGCGAGGCTGGCGCCGGACAACACCGGCGCCAGGTGCATCGCCACGGTCGTTGCCAGGAGCGACTGCTGGGCCTTCGTCAAGGGCGGATTCGTCCTGGACTGGCCGACGCAGACCTCGGTCATCTTCTTTCAG AATGCTGACAAGACGCCCATGAAGATCACCGTGGCGAGCGGGTCGCTGCAGCCGTTCACCACGGACCAGTGGGCGATGCACCAGCAGGATACCATCCGGAAG AGGAGGAAGCGCGTGGCGACCATCCACGTGGCCGACCCGCAGGGCGCCCGCGTGGTGGGCGCGTCCGTGTCGGTGCAGCAGACGGCCAAGGACTTCCCGATCGGTTCGGCGATCGCGTCCACCATCCTTGGGAACCAGGCGTACCAGCAGTGGTTCGTGGACCGGTTCAACGCGGCGGTGTTCGAGGACGAGCTCAAGTGGTACTCGACGGAGCCCATGTCGGGGCAGCTGCGCTTCGACGTGCCGGACCAGATGCTGGCGTTCGTGCGGTCGCACCGCGTGATGGTGCGCGGCCACAACATCTTCTGGGAGAACCAGGACGCGACGCCCCGGTGGGTGAAGAACCTGACGGCGGACGACCTCCGCGCCGCCGTCAACACGCGCATCCAGAGCCTCATGACCCGCTACCGCGGCGAGTTCGCGCACTGGGACGTGAACAACGAGATGCTGCACTACAACTTCTACGAGCAGCGGCTGGGGCCCAACGCGTCCGCGGAGTTCTTCAGCGTGGCGCAGGACGCCGACCCGCTGGCCACGCTCTTCATGAACGAGTACAACGTCATCGAGACCTGCGACGACCCCTTCTCCACCGTCGACACGTACGTGTCCAAGCTCAAGGACCTCCGCTCCGCCGGCGCCATCCTGGAAGGGATCGGCCTGGAGGGACACTTCTCCAAGCCCAACATCCCGCTCATGAGGGCCATACTCGACAAGCTCGCCACCCTGGGGCTGCCCATCTGGTTCACCGAGATCGACATCAGCAACAAGTTCGACGCGCAGACGCAGGCCGCCTACCTGGAGCAGGTGCTGCGGGAGGCATACTCGCACCCGGCCGTCAGCGGAGTCATGCTGTGGACGGCGCTGCACCCCAGCGGGTGCTACCAGATGTGCCTCACGGACTGGAACCTCAGCAACCTGCCCACGGGGGACGTGGTCGACCGCCTGCTCAACGAGTGGCGGACGCTGCAGGCGGCCGGCCAGACCGACGCGCACGGCGCCTACAGCTTCACCGGCTACCTGGGGGAGTACGTCCTCACTGTCAGCTACAACAACAGGACGACGCAATCCACCTTCTCGCTGTCGCCGGGAGACGAGACCAGGCACATCAACGTTCAGATGTGA